One window of the Frankiales bacterium genome contains the following:
- a CDS encoding class II aldolase/adducin family protein, protein MGVGRAGGPCPRPRVAPDSPRRQRASTTPRRERYVDKDLVDQVIDTARRVVAGGAITANGHGNVSIRVPGAEEMYFTAGPSLRDHPREAVVRVGLDGTLLEGDLPPIQGAVVAMHTAMYADHEQVGCVLHTHSPYATAFAVAHRPIGCWNEALAMFGLPTGVPVAAYGPRGSDVAIANIRAAVVPGTPAVLLANHGVLVFHRTPDLAILVGGVVEEAAQCGIAAASIGGPVEIPDDMKAAALQRVMELDAAGTRHA, encoded by the coding sequence ATCGGAGTCGGCCGGGCGGGCGGGCCTTGCCCGCGACCACGCGTGGCACCAGACTCACCGCGCCGACAGCGAGCGTCGACGACCCCCCGGAGGGAGCGGTACGTGGACAAGGACCTCGTCGACCAGGTGATCGACACCGCGCGCCGGGTCGTGGCCGGGGGCGCGATCACGGCCAACGGGCACGGCAACGTGAGCATCCGCGTGCCGGGCGCCGAGGAGATGTACTTCACCGCCGGGCCGTCGCTGCGCGACCACCCGCGCGAGGCCGTCGTGCGGGTCGGCCTCGACGGCACGCTGCTCGAGGGCGACCTCCCGCCGATCCAGGGAGCGGTCGTCGCGATGCACACGGCGATGTACGCCGACCACGAGCAGGTCGGGTGCGTGCTGCACACCCACTCCCCCTACGCCACCGCCTTCGCCGTCGCCCACCGGCCGATCGGGTGCTGGAACGAGGCGCTGGCGATGTTCGGCCTGCCGACCGGCGTCCCCGTGGCGGCGTACGGCCCGCGCGGGTCCGACGTCGCGATCGCCAACATCCGCGCCGCGGTCGTGCCGGGCACCCCGGCCGTGCTGCTGGCCAACCACGGCGTCCTCGTGTTCCACCGCACGCCCGACCTCGCGATCCTGGTGGGCGGTGTCGTGGAGGAGGCGGCTCAGTGCGGCATCGCCGCGGCGAGCATCGGCGGACCGGTCGAGATCCCCGACGACATGAAGGCCGCCGCGCTGCAGCGCGTGATGGAGCTCGACGCCGCCGGCACCCGGCACGCGTAG